The Eleginops maclovinus isolate JMC-PN-2008 ecotype Puerto Natales chromosome 10, JC_Emac_rtc_rv5, whole genome shotgun sequence nucleotide sequence CACCCTTTAACTTGCCTCTCATCACAAACGTTTACATGGGGTTTAATCATCTCTGTGTGACTTCCTGGAAAGCTTTGTAAGTTCTGCCTCATATTGTCATTGTTGCGCTTGGTTGAATGTCTGTTAGGATGAAAATGCACTGTTGTGTTAAACACCCTTCTTTTTGTCTAGCTCCCCCAAAACTTCCTCTTTAGTTTTTCAGAACTTCATAGGAAGTACACACTCCGCATACCCCACAATGACTCACAGTTTTGGATGAGTGAAAAACGACCTGTTTCCCAACTTCCTCTTTGCTGTTGCCAACATTCCTGGAGTTTATTTACTTCTATAGGTGAAAGACCAGGCTACATCTGCATGGAAAATATGAGAAAATGGGGCCAGTATCAGGGGATGGGTTCCCATACAGGTACATGATTGAAGATCTCACTTGGAAGTACACATTTTCTATCGAATGAAAGACTTAAAGacaactttgtgttttttaatagaTGTAAGAGAACGTGAAGTATATATTACAACAATCTTTACacgtaaaaataaataaaatatacaacttGATCTTATATTAAGGGTCACTCCATCCTTACAGGTCGACACTCTTCCACTACAGTCAGAactcaaaatgtacagtaaaaaaaaaaaacaccgaCAATTAGAAATGGCTTGTGTCTGAACGACGGGTGTTGTGCATCATTGAGTGCATGCAACTCAGCCCTGGAGATCAGCTTGTGAACTTGTGCACTCTGGTTTCCTGCCCGCGGTAACTTGAACTGTTGGCGGGGAGCGAAGATGTGGAGCATCAGCTGTCATCATGTGACTGTAAGTACACCGGCTTGGCCTGCTTCCTCAGGCGCTGCTGCGCTCGCAGCTTCCTGCCTTTCTGAGTTGCCAGTCCCAGCGGAGGCAGGTGCATCTACAGGAACATTCAGGGAACAAAATAACTGAATGAAACCAcatacacagacagaaaaaaacatccaattTGTCAAGTAAAATGTTTATTACTTACAGCCCTCGGATATGGGTTCCTGTAATGTAgtcctggagggggggggggggggacaataatggataaatacaattgaattCATGGTTTTACTTGGTAATGTTTTAAATAGGCTTTATGGGTTGTTTGCTGCATTGCATAGAGTGTGTATTTGGGCAACACAGTTAACTGTAGAACTATCACAGAAGCTGAGGTTGAAAACAGACACCATTCTAAAATGTTTGGCATATGCAATAGCAAAAGCCAAAAAAGCCACAAGGGTAAATAAACCCTGCACATGCTGTCGgatgtcaaacaaacacaacgaAAGTATGTCAATGTTTACTCCTCTGAAACACCTTCAGCTGAACTTTCTCAGTTACTGGGTGACACACACTTCATCTAAATATGTTATATTAGCTGGACCCCTGTGATAAATGGtgaccaaaagaaaaacactgatcaCGCTAGCACAGAAAATGTATAGGTCGAGTGTCAGAGTGAAAGTATGTTAGTGGCACTTTGCTTTCCGCTGATGGATAGAAAACATGTAAGGGACTGTGTGGCATCTCTCCACTCTTACCTATTTCTATTCTTGCTTCACATTCTTCTAAACACCTCTTTATTGATTCTGGATCTGTGAGCTGAGAAGaagcacacagaaaaacaaaacgaGTCCTCCAAACTGTCATAAAACAACTTCCTATCGTTTCTGTGATCAGCGCACTTGCTGTACACACCTGCTGGTTCTGTCTGAACAGAGTGGAGGCCTCCTGTAGCATgtatttcttctctgtttccGTGTCACTTGCAACTCCACTCTGTGCCTGCCAGCTTCTTGCGATGCGAAACACCCGCATGTACAGTGACAACACCGTCCTGCGAGTGGAGGCCGTCATcgagacaaaaaaagaaacacagcagtCACCTGCACAAAAAAAGGGATCTCAGTTTTACAGAAGGAAATAATGGAAATACAAACCCTATTAGTTTGACTGTGTGTAGAAAACACAATTCCTACCTATATTTTTGTGAACAAGGTTGAATGCATTGCAGCAATGATTACACACTTGTCTGTAAATGTAAAGagtatttttgttaaattgtgTGGACTTACAAACACTGTATCAGACAATATCTAGCCTCTATTTTTGGATTCAACGTGCCCAGGTGTTTGGTGCCTATCTGAGTTTGTACTCTTCTACTTTATATTCACAATGAAGTTATTTGAGTGAATCAAACAACAGAATTGAAAATACAGTTGTGTACAAGAAAGTTGTTCAAGACTAATCCAAGAAATGTGGTCATTCGGGGCCACAGGAAATCTGGCCAGGTTTTACATCACTCAACGCTAGATGGCACTAAAACCAACCCGGGGTTTCCCAAACATAGCTTGTTACATGACTGACTGTTGGGTATTAATCGGATATTCTGATATGTGTCGAGATTAAAGTATACTTAAGAATAATGGCATCACCCCATTCGCCATAGGCATTAATAATAGTTTCCTTGAAAGAAAACACGAACATGTCAACATGGAGCTAGCTATCCTTGAGAATGACAGCTCCTAAAGACACATGTTGttaaataatacatacaaaatgaacagCAAGTGCCGTTCACATTAGTAAAGATTTATGTTATAGCTTATTAGGTTTAAATATACAAACCTTGACCAAAAACTCTATTTGGTGAAGAGGCTACTTCGACAGTAGCTTGTAGGACAGCAATAACACATTTGTCGCCGGGTGATGACGTATTCACCGAACTATAAGGAAAAAACAGTGCCTCTTTTCATTGTAGTTCAAATTGGATATGTTAATACCAATTTAAAGTAGGAGCATTATCTGTACAATTCATATCTATAGACTTTGAAGCCATATGTTAcgaatgtttttttacagtattatattatattttacagtgttaaataaaatgatttcaaGGCTCTATGTTAAATGTCATCAACAGAACACGAGTTCACTAATTGATTTCGTTGTAATTTTCTCATCTGGGTGTTATGCAGTATTTCAAAGTAcatgacatttatatttatagacCCAGTTGAacccatgtgtttttttttactcatttaacattgtttaatataatatttaaaagg carries:
- the lyrm1 gene encoding LYR motif containing protein 1; the encoded protein is MTASTRRTVLSLYMRVFRIARSWQAQSGVASDTETEKKYMLQEASTLFRQNQQLTDPESIKRCLEECEARIEIGLHYRNPYPRAMHLPPLGLATQKGRKLRAQQRLRKQAKPVYLQSHDDS